Genomic segment of Microcoleus sp. FACHB-672:
GTGCAGACAACTTAAGGAGAAATTGTCACATCGCCGGCAGTCGGGGTATTGCTCACGGCCCGTAACATCGTGGCCAGCGCTCGATTATAGCCGAGAATTGCCCGCACTCGGTTGCCCTCAGAACGAGTTAACTCACTTTCAGCATCAATCACTTCACTTTGGGTGCCGACGCCGGCTTGGAAGCGCAACCGTGCCAGACGCAAAGCTTCCCGTGATCGCTCTACCTCCACAGAAGACGTTTGAATATTTTCAAAATTAGCCCTCAAGTCGTAGTAGGCTTGCTCCACCTGCAAGCGAACTTGGTTGCGCTGATCAGCAAACTGAGTTTCTGCGATCTGCGTATCGACTTCCTCCTGATTGGCCCTAGCTCTAGTCGCGCCCCCATTATATAAATTCCATCTCAACCGCGCTCCGACTGCGTAACCGTCGGTAATGTCAAAATCATCGGCAAACACGTCTAAAACGTTGTAGTTGCCAAATACGCTGACTTGAGGACGCCCTCCAGCCAGTGCCACCCGCCGCTGCTGTTGGTTAATTTCCCGCTGTACTAACTGTTGTTCCAATTCAGCGCGGTTTCTAAACGCCTGCACGATGCTCTCTTCTAGCGTGAGATTCCAGAAGCCGGCCACTTCTACGGGATCTGCGGCTGAAATATTGGTCGGCAGAGACAGACTCAACAATTGAGCCAACTGACGCTGGGAAACTTGCTGATCGCGCAGCGATTGGGTCAAATTTTGCGTCTCATTCGCTAACTGCACCTGCGCCCGCAATACATCAAACCGCGTTCCCACGCCGGCGCGTTCCAATGCCTCGGCATCCCGCAAACTTTGTTGAGCATTTCTGACGGCAGATTGAGCAATCCGCACTTGCTCATCAGCTTGCTGCACATCGTAATAAGCATTCGCCACATCAAGCTGCAATTGCTCATCAATGCGCTCGACCTCTAACTGAT
This window contains:
- a CDS encoding TolC family protein — its product is MSTLRHLIAAGLGVTVALSNIKPSSSETAPSPTPADPFAGDSYLLRKDVTWATPPASSQSSPNAEGTADGSNEQPISDKRDTAEAEQVPLQPRDNPLRGASRPAPAYLNPDPNPLQFPTKPEEVRVQGTQPITLQQAIELARRNNQDLQVAEQQLQRSRYSLQEALAAELPSLDLNADVTRSDSAQGQLQNERLEQQQPGQEGGSTISRSLSGQLELSYDVITSGRRSANIKAADRQVKLNQLEVERIDEQLQLDVANAYYDVQQADEQVRIAQSAVRNAQQSLRDAEALERAGVGTRFDVLRAQVQLANETQNLTQSLRDQQVSQRQLAQLLSLSLPTNISAADPVEVAGFWNLTLEESIVQAFRNRAELEQQLVQREINQQQRRVALAGGRPQVSVFGNYNVLDVFADDFDITDGYAVGARLRWNLYNGGATRARANQEEVDTQIAETQFADQRNQVRLQVEQAYYDLRANFENIQTSSVEVERSREALRLARLRFQAGVGTQSEVIDAESELTRSEGNRVRAILGYNRALATMLRAVSNTPTAGDVTISP